In bacterium, the sequence CGAGACGAGCTACGACGTGGGCGCGGTGCTCGCGCTGCTGGCGACGGCGGGGCTGGGCTTCGTGCGCTGGATCGAGCCGGCCGACTGGGACGTGGCGCGGCTGGTGCCCGCAGGGCCGGTGCGGGACAGGTTGGCGGCGTGCGATCCGGTGACGCAGTGGCGGTTCCTGGAGCTGATCCGGCAGCCGGCGGGATTGGAGCTGGTGGCGGGGCAGGCGGGGAACGGGTTGCGGCCGGCGTTGACGGCGAACGAGGCCGCGCAGGCCCGCTTTCGCCTGAACCCGGAGGCCGTGGTGCTGACGGGGGTGCGGCACACACCCGCGGGCGTGCGCACCGAGAGCGTCGAGGTGCGGCTGCGCACGCGGGAGCCGCTGCGCATCGGGCACCAGGCGGCGGCGGCGGCGCTGCTCGTGCTGCGGGACGATCCGCGGATCTGCACCGGCTCGGAACTCCTGGCCATGCAGGGCGACCTGGGCACGGCGCCCGACCTGGCTCTGGGCGTGCTGCTGGAGCTGGTCAAGGAGGAGATCCTGGCCCGGGCGGACTAGCGTCCGACCGCCTCAGGCCCCACGGGCCGCGGGTCAATCCAACCCCATCAACTCCCGCGCGTACTTCGGCGCCGGCGACCCGAATGACAGCAGCTCGTCGTGGAACGCCTTCAGGTCGATCTCCTTGCCGTGCTTCTTCTCGTACGCGGCGCGGATCCCGTTGATCTCCAGGTTCCCCACGTAGTAGGTCGAGAGTTGGGTGCTGCTCAGGCTCGCCCGCACCCACTTGCCGGCGGCCTCGCCCTCCTCCTGGAAGCCGTCGACCATCATCATCTCCATGGCCTCGCCCTCGGTCATGCCGTCGCAGTGGATGCGCTGGTCGATGATGGCGTTGATGATCAGGCGCAGGCGCATCTTGAGCTGCTGCAGGTGCACTTCGGGACCGCCGTAGCCGGCCTCGACCATGAGCTGTTCGGCGTAGGTGGCCCAGCCCTCGACGAAGGTGCCGCTCGAGTACACGGCGCGCAGCGGGGTGGCGGCCTCGTACCGGTTGGCGTGGGCGATCTGCAGGTAGTGGCCGGGCATGGCCTCGTGGATGGTGAGGTCCTGCAGCATATAATCGTTGTACTCGCGGTAGAAGGTCTCGGCGCGCTCGGCCGGCCAGTCCTTCGGCGTGGGGCTGATGGCGTAGAACGTGGTGCCGTTCTTTTCGAGGGGGCCCGGCGAATCGCAGTAGCCGATGGCGAAGCCGCGCTGGTGCTCGGGCATGACGATGATCTCGACCGGCTCGTCGGGCACGGTGACGAGCTTCTTCTTGCGCACGAACTCGGTGATGCGCGCGAGCCCCTCGCGGGCCTCGGGCACGATGGTCTCGTTGGTGGGCCGGTCCTCGGCCAGGCGGGCGAGCACGCGGCGGATCAGGGCGTCCTGGCCCGGCGTGGTGTCGTCGACGTGGCCGCCGAAGTAGTCGCGGTAGAGCGGCAGGGCCACCTCGACCATCTCGGCGCGGGTGGCGGCCAGGTCGCGCTCGGCGCGGGCGAGGATCTCGGCCGGGTCGAGGTCGCTGCTCAGCGAGTAGCGCAGCTTCTTCTCCCACAGCTTGCGGCCGAGGCGGAAGTCGCCGTTGGAGCGGGGCAGGAGGTCCTTCTCGAGCCACTGGCCGTACGCGTCGAGGGCGGCGATGGCGCGGGCGCGCACGGGCTTGAACTCGTCCTGCAACTCGGCGGGGGCGTCCTTCAGGTGCTCCTGCAGGCCGTCCATGACCAGGTTGATGACGCCGGGGTTCTGCCGGATGGCGGTCTCGGTCATGACGCGGGGCGGGTTGTCGAGGTTGACCTGGGCCGCCTCGAGTGTGGCGGGCAGGGCCTCGAGGCGGGCCTTCAGCGCACGCAGGCGCTGCTCGAGGGGGGCGAAGTCGCGGGCCAGCAGGTTGTAGAGGCCGTCGCCGGGGTTGTACACCGTCGGGTTCCAGCGGTGCTCCTTCAGCTCGGTGATCTCGAACACCGCCGAATCACAGGCGTCGCGCAGGGTGAGCCAGTCGACGCGATTGGCCGGCGAGAGGTCGGCCGGATCGATGGAGTCGAGCTCTTCGAGGGTGTTGCGGTAGAAGTCGCGGCGCGTCGCGAAACCCTCGCGGGTGAAGTCGGTGACCAGGTGGTCGAAGCGGTGGTCGCCCAGGTTGGTGGCCCACTCGGGATGCAGCTCGAGCATGCGGTCGAGGTGGGCACGGGCCAGGTTGGCGAAGCGCGCATCGGCGGCGCCTTCGCCGCCGCCGCAGGCGGTCAGGGCCACGAGGGCGAGCAGGGCGAGGGAGAAGCGCAAGCGGGACATGGAGTTTCCTTCCGGCTCAGACGCACGAATCGGGCCGGGGCAGGCCCGCCACGCGGCAGGCGCCCTTGGCCGGACCCTTGGGGAAGAGGTCGTAGATCTGCTGGAGCGAGCAGCCCGTCTCCCTGCACAGCACGCGGATCATGGGTGCGACCCCGC encodes:
- a CDS encoding class I SAM-dependent methyltransferase; its protein translation is QPDVHFTGADINRVALDDARTQASARGLGNVTFVECDLMTLDGLDVPAGGFDVIHSSGVLHHLSDPAAGLARLREVLAPHGLLNLMIYGKHGREPLMRLAAATSLLFPGEAPSLAERIPVAREVARLGRDTVLAGTRFGDTAEVDDVEFVDRLLNVNETSYDVGAVLALLATAGLGFVRWIEPADWDVARLVPAGPVRDRLAACDPVTQWRFLELIRQPAGLELVAGQAGNGLRPALTANEAAQARFRLNPEAVVLTGVRHTPAGVRTESVEVRLRTREPLRIGHQAAAAALLVLRDDPRICTGSELLAMQGDLGTAPDLALGVLLELVKEEILARAD
- a CDS encoding DUF885 domain-containing protein, translated to MSRLRFSLALLALVALTACGGGEGAADARFANLARAHLDRMLELHPEWATNLGDHRFDHLVTDFTREGFATRRDFYRNTLEELDSIDPADLSPANRVDWLTLRDACDSAVFEITELKEHRWNPTVYNPGDGLYNLLARDFAPLEQRLRALKARLEALPATLEAAQVNLDNPPRVMTETAIRQNPGVINLVMDGLQEHLKDAPAELQDEFKPVRARAIAALDAYGQWLEKDLLPRSNGDFRLGRKLWEKKLRYSLSSDLDPAEILARAERDLAATRAEMVEVALPLYRDYFGGHVDDTTPGQDALIRRVLARLAEDRPTNETIVPEAREGLARITEFVRKKKLVTVPDEPVEIIVMPEHQRGFAIGYCDSPGPLEKNGTTFYAISPTPKDWPAERAETFYREYNDYMLQDLTIHEAMPGHYLQIAHANRYEAATPLRAVYSSGTFVEGWATYAEQLMVEAGYGGPEVHLQQLKMRLRLIINAIIDQRIHCDGMTEGEAMEMMMVDGFQEEGEAAGKWVRASLSSTQLSTYYVGNLEINGIRAAYEKKHGKEIDLKAFHDELLSFGSPAPKYARELMGLD